Proteins co-encoded in one Eriocheir sinensis breed Jianghai 21 chromosome 5, ASM2467909v1, whole genome shotgun sequence genomic window:
- the LOC126983643 gene encoding uncharacterized protein LOC126983643 isoform X6, whose protein sequence is MLVVLIVLLVAVKAGCAADSDQPLYACPHQSWCVPAKYCPADKVSFHSTTTRNYSAVPSDHFKFMCGVTVDTDGDLCCRELAALPKPFVPTLTRWHFLDKNSSVERLPMQVIAWPGYGTEPAKPELGTDPHTGAPQVPFRGQLRTTSICPPMSVCVPAYDCPSKSIYYTVDVPSPARGKFLCGVTLGSEGWLCCSLHVIKDAMGEWRRPARHPVPDDHEVLIRISFDSQKLQQRTGADVAQYSRTPHAAAPPSPPLPATRLPDYYEDNHINDVNHALLQGRKLLDAPRRRYRRDAAEAEASLKNAESSNETYVIHGAADRGNATLYTVTQATLISDVPPTARSRLPVEEERCGEPLVPHAPHGAAGVPLHAPLEGQYPWHVAVLTSSGEYLCGGVLVTERHVLTVAHCISPRLPSQVVIRVGDFNLLSDSETHPSYDVPVSRITCHPEYSRTTLRSDVCVVQLRVAVLWLPNVRRICLPGETSHPDPTVECFVPSWGYVAKGQDGKIYDSFAPQLRHLPFLAIDGARCQRELRKVKKLGSFFKINSGVLCSKGRWWQRTGVQGWLGQPARAVRTDGFGVVGHGLR, encoded by the exons ATGCTGGTGGTTCTGATTGTGCTGCTGGTGGCCGTGAAGGCGGGCTGTGCTGCTGACTCTGACCAGCCCCTCTACGCCTGTCCCCACCAGAGCTGGTGCGTTCCCGCGAAGTACTGTCCGGCAGACAAGGTCTCtttccactcaaccaccacccGAAACTATTCTGCCGTGCCCAGCGACCACTTCAAG TTCATGTGCGGCGTGACCGTAGATACGGACGGTGACCTGTGTTGCCGGGAATTGGCTGCACTTCCTAAGCCTTTCGTTCCTACCCTAACACGCTGGCACTTCCTAGACAAG AACTCGAGCGTGGAGCGGCTGCCGATGCAAGTCATCGCTTGGCCAGGATACGGTACAGAGCCTGCGAAGCCTGAACTTGGAACAGACCCACACACGGGTGCCCCGCAGGTTCCTTTCCGTGGGCAGCTGCGCACTACAAGCATCTGTCCCCccatgagcgtgtgtgtgcctgcGTACGACTGCCCTTCAAAGAGCATATATTACACCGTGGACGTGCCTTCTCCTGCCCGTGGAAAG TTTCTGTGCGGTGTGACACTGGGCTCGGAGGGCTGGCTGTGCTGTTCCCTTCACGTCATAAAGGACGCTATGGGGGAGTGGAGGAGACCCGCCAGACATCCCGTCCCTGACGACCACG AGGTGCTGATCAGGATTAGCTTCGATTCCCAAAAGCTCCAGCAACGTACCGGAGCCGATGTGGCCCAGTACAGTCGCACACCCCACGCTGCGGCGCCCCCGTCCCCGCCCCTTCCTGCGACTCGCCTTCCTGACTACTATGAAG ATAATCATATCAATGACGTGAATCACGCCTTGCTGCAGGGAAGGAAGCTCCTGGATGCCCCCAGACGCCGCTATCGAAGGGACGCTG CCGAAGCTGAAGCCAGCTTGAAAAATGCAGAGTCCAGTAATGAGACGTACGTGATCCATGGGGCGGCTGACCGCGGGAATG CGACGCTGTACACGGTCACCCAAGCCACTTTGATCAGCGACGTTCCTCCTACTGCACGCAGCAGGCTGCCCGTCGAGGAAGAG CGGTGCGGTGAACCACTGGTGCCCCATGCCCCTCACGGAGCCGCCGGTGTTCCCCTCCACGCGCCCCTCGAGGGCCAGTACCCTTGGCAT GTGGCGGTGCTGACAAGTTCAGGCGAATACCTGTGCGGAGGAGTCCTCGTCACCGAGCGACACGTCCTGACCGTCGCCCACTGTATTAGTCCG agaCTCCCATCTCAAGTAGTCATCAGAGTGGGGGACTTCAACCTTCTGAGTGACTCGGAGACGCACCCGTCGTACGACGTGCCCGTCTCCAGGATCACCTGTCACCCAG AATACAGCCGAACCACATTGCGATCGGACGTGTGTGTGGTGCAGCTCCGCGTGGCCGTTCTCTGGTTGCCAAACGTACGTAGGATATGCCTGCCGGGTGAAACTTCGCACCCTGACCCTACCGTGGAGTGCTTCGTTCCCAGCTGGGGCTACGTTGCTAAGGGGCAG GACGGTAAGATCTACGACAGTTTCGCTCCTCAGCTACGGCACCTTCCCTTCTTGGCAATAGACGGTGCGAGGTGCCAACGTGAACTGAGGAAGGTTAAAAAACTCGGCTCGTTCTTCAAAATTAATTCCGGTGTGTTGTGTTCTAAAG GGAGATGGTGGCAGCGGACTGGTGTGCAGGGCTGGCTCGGACAGCCAGCAAGGGCAGTACGTACTGACGG GTTTGGTGTCGTGGGACATGGGCTGCGATGA
- the LOC126983643 gene encoding uncharacterized protein LOC126983643 isoform X1, whose translation MLVVLIVLLVAVKAGCAADSDQPLYACPHQSWCVPAKYCPADKVSFHSTTTRNYSAVPSDHFKFMCGVTVDTDGDLCCRELAALPKPFVPTLTRWHFLDKNSSVERLPMQVIAWPGYGTEPAKPELGTDPHTGAPQVPFRGQLRTTSICPPMSVCVPAYDCPSKSIYYTVDVPSPARGKFLCGVTLGSEGWLCCSLHVIKDAMGEWRRPARHPVPDDHEVLIRISFDSQKLQQRTGADVAQYSRTPHAAAPPSPPLPATRLPDYYEDNHINDVNHALLQGRKLLDAPRRRYRRDAAEAEASLKNAESSNETYVIHGAADRGNATLYTVTQATLISDVPPTARSRLPVEEERCGEPLVPHAPHGAAGVPLHAPLEGQYPWHVAVLTSSGEYLCGGVLVTERHVLTVAHCISPRLPSQVVIRVGDFNLLSDSETHPSYDVPVSRITCHPEYSRTTLRSDVCVVQLRVAVLWLPNVRRICLPGETSHPDPTVECFVPSWGYVAKGQDGKIYDSFAPQLRHLPFLAIDGARCQRELRKVKKLGSFFKINSGVLCSKGTASPDTCHGDGGSGLVCRAGSDSQQGQYVLTGLVSWDMGCDDGKPTAYVDVAYFLDFILRTIGATLEGGRLHLSKIQTTGTSDAHRNEQASSQYNAATSAAPHASETSQFIASSQPSGGSHYASQSGAFSQASGGLHHTSQSNAFSQASGGLHHTSQSGASSQASGGLHHTSQSGAFSQASGGLHHTSQSGASSQASGGLHHTSQSGASSQASGGLHHTSQSGASSQASGGLHHASQSGASSQASGSSHYTSSQSSGALYSTSSQSASSYGLSSASDKSTVSQHGYGATPHSDSGYGDSSHSGSSSYSATSKSDSSYNRQSSEYTAELPARRPTRPSHKQGESYGQSQQKNFGVHKVDPYLTGVPSRPNRPSTVDDTDKSRVTNDYYDKQKGGYSNEYESTASYEKKDYPDKYDHNSNLQDNSKFNNKRPEYYQYDGNRKYDGNDYYSSEKLGYGGSDKSHDKYDESHSKYSKYDTGYEAGKKYSRYDVQGGAYTKDRYVNGYLHKDDTYDRDHYGEGSYDHDHKQGSGYKHELGHNNYNQESYGKEYPNQGKPYYNDGKYYRPHDGQYYNEKTYDDYDSKYYMDGEYYDANKHKYLKDGKYYDIDYNEGKYYEDGQYYAYKDGKYYKDGKYYDVGHGKYYKGGKLYNLEHGKYYQDGKYYDVDYNHGKYYEDGKYYDYEDFKPYKKYGDAGYGDAGYVHSGYGQGQYTSEDRYYGHGGGEHYTEHGYYNDLSDYHRKDLDKLGHSDVYREDRGQHDKHYGHDMYYDYDAEHYKDLDYRDGKYYVNDGYYSINKRGKYHIKGQYYDMDYKHGKYYKDGKYYDFDDHGKYYKDGKHHDIDYSHGKYYYNGDFYDYVDGGFYMDGKYHEINYDDGKYYEDGKYYSFNNQGQYLKDGKYYDVDYKKGKYHKDGKYHDLNEHGKYFRNGNWYDIDYNHGKYYKDGKFYDLTHVSNKFTGHKDKYHNQYEKNDAGDVWYYHHGKYYPYKDGKYYKNGEYYNVDPNECKYYENGKYYALDVNGKYYKDGNYYNVDYQRGKYYKDGKLYDLNQHDMYYKDGKYYEIDNKECKFFSEGIYYSYYKDGHFFDYVENGKYGDFHHEYYDRPGNYDKVNYKDHVDDYYAHNQHGQYGKRPAHYGGSGGSYDGYGDSFGNSYGHSYIDSYDGYGKNNAYGDYHDLGNEYYGSYSGPDEYGGYYNSKVKYYNDQSYGEDDYKHGNYDYYKQSYGEQSYKSESYDYRDSKYYKERERYGTIGVHHEDSYGQANDHSASKDDHYKTGHGEGPGESGVHYHYHYNRRKSGQGEKVAEGREKQDYDRLVFEASSEATNPASVASDRASQNVPSEANKDAKMSDNEINSASPGSIVGYLKKLQVAPQ comes from the exons ATGCTGGTGGTTCTGATTGTGCTGCTGGTGGCCGTGAAGGCGGGCTGTGCTGCTGACTCTGACCAGCCCCTCTACGCCTGTCCCCACCAGAGCTGGTGCGTTCCCGCGAAGTACTGTCCGGCAGACAAGGTCTCtttccactcaaccaccacccGAAACTATTCTGCCGTGCCCAGCGACCACTTCAAG TTCATGTGCGGCGTGACCGTAGATACGGACGGTGACCTGTGTTGCCGGGAATTGGCTGCACTTCCTAAGCCTTTCGTTCCTACCCTAACACGCTGGCACTTCCTAGACAAG AACTCGAGCGTGGAGCGGCTGCCGATGCAAGTCATCGCTTGGCCAGGATACGGTACAGAGCCTGCGAAGCCTGAACTTGGAACAGACCCACACACGGGTGCCCCGCAGGTTCCTTTCCGTGGGCAGCTGCGCACTACAAGCATCTGTCCCCccatgagcgtgtgtgtgcctgcGTACGACTGCCCTTCAAAGAGCATATATTACACCGTGGACGTGCCTTCTCCTGCCCGTGGAAAG TTTCTGTGCGGTGTGACACTGGGCTCGGAGGGCTGGCTGTGCTGTTCCCTTCACGTCATAAAGGACGCTATGGGGGAGTGGAGGAGACCCGCCAGACATCCCGTCCCTGACGACCACG AGGTGCTGATCAGGATTAGCTTCGATTCCCAAAAGCTCCAGCAACGTACCGGAGCCGATGTGGCCCAGTACAGTCGCACACCCCACGCTGCGGCGCCCCCGTCCCCGCCCCTTCCTGCGACTCGCCTTCCTGACTACTATGAAG ATAATCATATCAATGACGTGAATCACGCCTTGCTGCAGGGAAGGAAGCTCCTGGATGCCCCCAGACGCCGCTATCGAAGGGACGCTG CCGAAGCTGAAGCCAGCTTGAAAAATGCAGAGTCCAGTAATGAGACGTACGTGATCCATGGGGCGGCTGACCGCGGGAATG CGACGCTGTACACGGTCACCCAAGCCACTTTGATCAGCGACGTTCCTCCTACTGCACGCAGCAGGCTGCCCGTCGAGGAAGAG CGGTGCGGTGAACCACTGGTGCCCCATGCCCCTCACGGAGCCGCCGGTGTTCCCCTCCACGCGCCCCTCGAGGGCCAGTACCCTTGGCAT GTGGCGGTGCTGACAAGTTCAGGCGAATACCTGTGCGGAGGAGTCCTCGTCACCGAGCGACACGTCCTGACCGTCGCCCACTGTATTAGTCCG agaCTCCCATCTCAAGTAGTCATCAGAGTGGGGGACTTCAACCTTCTGAGTGACTCGGAGACGCACCCGTCGTACGACGTGCCCGTCTCCAGGATCACCTGTCACCCAG AATACAGCCGAACCACATTGCGATCGGACGTGTGTGTGGTGCAGCTCCGCGTGGCCGTTCTCTGGTTGCCAAACGTACGTAGGATATGCCTGCCGGGTGAAACTTCGCACCCTGACCCTACCGTGGAGTGCTTCGTTCCCAGCTGGGGCTACGTTGCTAAGGGGCAG GACGGTAAGATCTACGACAGTTTCGCTCCTCAGCTACGGCACCTTCCCTTCTTGGCAATAGACGGTGCGAGGTGCCAACGTGAACTGAGGAAGGTTAAAAAACTCGGCTCGTTCTTCAAAATTAATTCCGGTGTGTTGTGTTCTAAAGGTACGGCCAGCCCGGACACGTGCCAT GGAGATGGTGGCAGCGGACTGGTGTGCAGGGCTGGCTCGGACAGCCAGCAAGGGCAGTACGTACTGACGG GTTTGGTGTCGTGGGACATGGGCTGCGATGACGGTAAGCCCACTGCTTATGTGGACGTCGCTTACTTCCTGGACTTCATTTTACGGACCATCGGGGCCACGCTAGAGGGCGGCCGCCTGCACCTGAGCAAGATCCAGACCACGGGCACCAGCGATGCACACAGGAATGAGCAGGCTTCCTCACAGTACAATGCTGCAACCAGTGCCGCTCCTCACGCCTCCGAAACTTCGCAATTCATTGCTTCCTCCCAGCCAAGCGGTGGTTCGCACTATGCGTCTCAATCCGGTGCTTTCTCGCAGGCAAGTGGCGGCTTGCATCACACGTCTCAGTCCAATGCTTTCTCGCAGGCAAGTGGCGGCTTGCATCACACGTCTCAGTCCGGTGCTTCCTCGCAGGCAAGTGGCGGCTTGCATCACACGTCTCAGTCCGGTGCTTTCTCGCAGGCAAGTGGCGGCTTGCATCACACGTCTCAGTCCGGTGCTTCCTCGCAGGCAAGTGGCGGCTTGCATCACACGTCTCAGTCCGGTGCTTCCTCGCAGGCAAGTGGCGGCTTGCATCACACGTCTCAGTCCGGTGCTTCCTCGCAGGCAAGTGGCGGCTTGCATCACGCGTCTCAGTCCGGTGCTTCCTCGCAGGCAAGTGGCAGTTCGCACTATACGTCGTCTCAGTCCAGTGGAGCTTTGTACAGTACTTCGTCTCAGTCTGCCTCTTCGTACGGTCTGTCTTCGGCCTCTGACAAGAGCACTGTATCTCAGCACGGATACGGAGCCACACCACATTCAGACTCGGGGTACGGTGACTCTTCTCATTCTGGCAGTAGTTCCTACAGTGCCACCTCAAAATCTGATTCCTCCTATAACAGACAGTCTTCAGAATACACAGCTGAGTTGCCTGCGCGGCGTCCAACTCGCCCGTCGCATAAGCAGGGTGAGAGCTACGGCCAGAGCCAGCAGAAAAACTTCGGAGTTCACAAGGTCGATCCTTACCTTACGGGTGTACCAAGTAGACCAAACAGACCTTCGACGGTTGATGACACTGACAAAAGTCGTGTAACCAATGATTATTATGATAAACAAAAAGGAGGCTATAGTAACGAGTACGAGAGCACTGCCAGCTACGAAAAAAAAGACTACCCGGATAAGTATGACCATAACAGCAATCTGCAAGACAACTCAAAATTCAACAACAAACGACCGGAATATTACCAGTATGATGGCAACCGCAAGTACGATGGAAATGATTACTATTCCAGTGAAAAGCTCGGATATGGTGGTAGTGACAAGTCCCACGATAAATACGACGAGAGTCATAGTAAATATTCCAAGTATGACACCGGCTACGAGGCTGGCAAGAAGTACAGCAGGTATGATGTGCAAGGCGGCGCATATACCAAGGACAGATACGTTAATGGTTACTTGCATAAAGATGATACATATGACCGTGACCATTATGGTGAAGGCTCTTACGACCATGATCACAAGCAAGGCTCTGGTTATAAGCACGAACTCGGACACAACAATTACAATCAAGAATCTTATGGAAAAGAATATCCGAACCAGGGTAAGCCATACTATAATGATGGGAAATATTACCGCCCTCATGACGGACAATATTATAATGAAAAGACCTACGATGATTATGATTCAAAATACTACATGGATGGGGAATACTATGACGCCAACAAACATAAGTATTTAAAGGATGGCAAGTACTACGATATTGATTATAACGAAGGAAAATACTACGAAGATGGCCAGTACTATGCTTACAAAGATGGGAAGTACTATAAGGATGGAAAATATTACGATGTAGGACATGGAAAGTATTACAAAGGCGGAAAACTTTACAATCTCGAACACGGAAAATACTACCAAGATGGGAAGTACTACGATGTGGACTACAACCATGGAAAGTACTATGAAGATGGAAAGTATTATGATTATGAGGATTTCAAACCTTATAAGAAGTATGGCGATGCAGGTTACGGCGATGCAGGTTACGTCCATTCAGGTTATGGCCAAGGACAGTACACGTCTGAAGACCGATACTATGGCCACGGTGGAGGCGAACACTACACGGAGCATGGATACTACAACGATCTTAGCGACTATCACAGGAAAGATCTTGATAAACTCGGCCACAGCGACGTATATCGTGAAGACCGAGGGCAGCACGATAAACACTACGGGCATGATATGTATTATGATTATGATGCTGAACACTACAAAGACCTGGACTATAGAGATGGGAAGTACTATGTTAATGATGGGTACTATTCCATTAACAAACGTGGGAAGTACCACATTAAGGGACAATACTATGACATGGACTACAAGCACGGAAAATACTACAAAGACGGAAAGTACTACGATTTTGATGACCATGGAAAGTACTACAAGGACGGAAAGCACCACGACATCGATTACAGTCACGGCAAGTACTACTACAATGGAGATTTTTACGATTACGTTGACGGTGGGTTCTACATGGACGGGAAATACCACGAAATAAATTACGATGATGGCAAATACTATGAAGACGGAAAGTACTATAGCTTCAACAACCAAGGGCAATACCTAAAGGACGGGAAGTACTATGACGTGGATTATAAGAAGGGAAAATACCACAAGGATGGGAAGTACCATGATCTGAACGAACATGGGAAGTATTTCCGCAATGGGAACTGGTACGACATTGACTACAATCACGGAAAGTACTACAAAGATGGCAAGTTTTACGACTTGACTCATGTCTCGAATAAGTTCACCGGCCATAAGGACAAATATCACAACCAGTACGAAAAAAACGATGCTGGAGATGTCTGGTACTACCACCACGGAAAATATTACCCATACAAAGACGGGAAATACTATAAAAATGGTGAATACTATAATGTAGACCCCAACGAGTGTAAGTACTACGAAAATGGGAAGTACTACGCCTTGGATGTAAATGGAAAATATTACAAAGATGGAAATTATTATAATGTGGACTACCAACGTGGAAAGTACTATAAAGATGGAAAACTCTATGACCTCAACCAGCATGACATGTACTACAAGGATGGGAAATATTATGAAATAGATAATAAGGAATGTAAATTTTTCAGTGAAGGGATATACTACAGCTACTATAAAGACGGTCACTTCTTTGACTACGTTGAAAATGGAAAATACGGCGATTTTCATCATGAATATTATGACCGCCCTGGAAATTATGACAAAGTGAATTATAAAGATCATGTTGATGATTACTATGCCCACAACCAACATGGACAGTACGGGAAGAGGCCTGCGCATTATGGCGGCAGCGGCGGTAGTTACGATGGCTACGGGGACAGCTTCGGCAACAGCTATGGGCACAGCTACATTGACTCCTATGACGGTTATGGAAAGAATAATGCCTATGGAGATTATCACGATTTGGGTAATGAATACTACGGAAGTTATTCTGGGCCAGATGAGTACGGTGGATACTACAACAGTAAAGTCAAATACTACAATGATCAGTCTTATGGAGAGGATGATTACAAACATGGGAACTATGACTATTACAAACAGTCTTATGGGGAGCAATCCTACAAAAGCGAAAGTTATGACTACAGAGATTCAAAGTActacaaagagagagagcgaTACGGTACGATCGGTGTGCACCACGAAGACTCCTATGGCCAAGCCAATGACCACAGTGCCTCCAAGGATGACCATTACAAGACAGGGCACGGTGAGGGCCCTGGCGAGTCTGGTGtgcactaccactatcactacaacCGTAGGAAGTCTGGTCAAGGAGAGAAGGTCGCCGAAGGTCGAGAAAAACAAGATTATGATCGCCTTGTTTTTGAAGCCTCTAGCGAGGCTACAAATCCTGCTTCCGTAGCTTCGGACCGGGCATCGCAGAACGTACCGTCTGAAGCCAACAAAGATGCAAAGATGTCCGATAATGAGATCAACAGCGCCAGCCCAGGAAGCATCGTTGGCTACCTAAAAAAGCTGCAGGTCGCCCCACAATAG